A genome region from Rhodopseudomonas boonkerdii includes the following:
- a CDS encoding ABC transporter substrate-binding protein: MGSPALAQGLTSVKVSEAIHLGIYVSVYAAKFGGFFKKHGLDVAVSSAGGIAAALPVVLSGNATFAVTGTGMSVNAAVEGAKISNIAKIVGGMAMWAVAKPGANFKTVDDFKGKTLATLRFPSSTIQVPTYVMKEKGGFEAEKAGVKFLQLPPGAQAQAVLDGRADVAVMFEWDASIAKQQFGLEPVMALGDFIPPAAFTTAMLPTAEVTKNPAMVQAFCDALAETQVALHADRELFVKTSQAEFPQLSEAVIRSAAENILVKSQAIPKAPTISKAEWDADIAFEIAGGSLKVGRPYEEMVNNTFAEKVAAKFSKAG; encoded by the coding sequence ATGGGATCACCGGCTCTCGCGCAGGGCCTGACCTCGGTCAAAGTCTCCGAGGCCATCCATCTCGGCATCTATGTCTCGGTCTACGCAGCCAAATTCGGAGGCTTCTTCAAGAAGCACGGTCTGGATGTCGCGGTCAGCTCCGCCGGCGGCATCGCTGCGGCGCTGCCGGTGGTGTTGTCGGGCAACGCCACGTTCGCCGTGACGGGCACGGGCATGTCGGTCAACGCCGCCGTGGAAGGCGCGAAGATTTCCAACATCGCCAAGATCGTCGGCGGCATGGCCATGTGGGCGGTGGCCAAGCCGGGCGCGAATTTCAAGACTGTCGACGACTTCAAGGGCAAGACGCTGGCTACCTTGCGCTTCCCGTCATCGACGATCCAGGTGCCGACCTATGTCATGAAGGAGAAGGGCGGCTTCGAGGCCGAGAAGGCCGGCGTCAAATTCCTGCAGTTGCCACCCGGTGCCCAGGCGCAGGCCGTGCTCGATGGCCGCGCCGATGTCGCGGTCATGTTCGAGTGGGATGCGAGCATCGCCAAACAGCAGTTCGGTCTCGAGCCCGTGATGGCGCTCGGTGATTTCATCCCGCCAGCGGCTTTCACGACGGCGATGTTGCCGACTGCCGAGGTCACGAAGAACCCCGCAATGGTTCAGGCCTTCTGCGACGCGCTGGCAGAAACACAAGTGGCGCTGCATGCGGACCGCGAATTGTTCGTGAAGACATCGCAGGCCGAATTCCCGCAGTTGTCGGAGGCAGTGATCCGTTCGGCGGCTGAAAACATCCTGGTCAAATCGCAGGCCATTCCGAAAGCTCCGACCATCTCCAAGGCCGAGTGGGACGCGGATATCGCCTTCGAGATCGCTGGCGGTTCGCTCAAGGTCGGCCGTCCCTATGAGGAGATGGTCAACAACACATTCGCCGAAAAGGTCGCAGCCAAGTTCAGCAAGGCCGGCTGA
- a CDS encoding isochorismatase family protein — MMRSLIAKPEPIAFDASRTALIVVDMQNGYCSPGGYFSHLGVDLAPTQQVIPAISELVRISRAGGMQVIWLQNGWDTELKEAGGEGSVNQLKGNSLKLMRSRPELKGKLLTKGGWDYELVKELKPDGSDIVIPKPRYSGFTGTQLDSILRSRRIDTVLVCGVATNVCVESTIRDAYFKEYFPVLVRDACYQAGPDFIQDATIYNVEHFFGWTSSINDIAAACAVERAA, encoded by the coding sequence ATGATGCGAAGTCTGATTGCCAAGCCGGAGCCGATCGCTTTCGACGCATCGCGCACCGCGTTGATCGTCGTCGACATGCAGAACGGCTATTGCTCGCCGGGTGGTTATTTCAGCCATCTCGGCGTCGATCTGGCACCGACCCAGCAGGTCATTCCCGCAATTTCCGAACTCGTGCGAATTTCACGCGCGGGCGGCATGCAGGTGATCTGGCTGCAGAATGGTTGGGACACCGAGCTGAAGGAAGCCGGGGGCGAAGGCTCCGTCAATCAGCTCAAGGGCAATTCCCTGAAACTGATGCGCAGCCGTCCGGAGCTGAAGGGCAAGCTGCTCACCAAGGGCGGGTGGGATTACGAGCTCGTCAAGGAGCTGAAGCCTGACGGCAGCGACATCGTGATCCCGAAGCCGCGCTATAGCGGTTTCACCGGCACCCAGCTCGACAGCATTCTGCGCAGCCGCCGCATCGACACCGTACTGGTCTGCGGCGTCGCTACCAATGTGTGCGTCGAGTCCACCATCCGCGACGCCTATTTCAAGGAGTACTTCCCGGTGCTGGTTCGCGATGCCTGCTATCAGGCCGGGCCGGACTTCATCCAGGACGCCACGATCTACAATGTCGAGCACTTCTTCGGCTGGACATCGTCCATCAACGACATCGCCGCCGCCTGCGCCGTCGAACGCGCCGCCTGA
- a CDS encoding Rid family hydrolase translates to MPIEILTPPNPPPPLAPYSAGTKAGGFIYVSGTLAIGPNGETMHVGDAAAQTRYVIEAIKAVIEAGGGTLKHVVMNQIFLKDLADYAAMNAVYKEYFPENPPARYCIQTPLVRPDFLVELATTAYVGP, encoded by the coding sequence ATGCCCATCGAAATCCTGACCCCGCCGAATCCGCCGCCGCCGCTTGCACCCTATAGCGCCGGCACCAAGGCCGGTGGCTTCATCTACGTGTCCGGCACGCTGGCAATCGGGCCGAATGGTGAGACCATGCATGTGGGCGATGCCGCCGCACAGACACGCTATGTCATCGAGGCGATCAAGGCGGTGATCGAGGCGGGCGGTGGCACGCTGAAGCATGTCGTCATGAACCAGATCTTCCTGAAGGACCTTGCCGATTACGCCGCCATGAACGCGGTCTACAAGGAGTACTTCCCGGAAAATCCGCCGGCGCGTTACTGCATCCAAACGCCGCTGGTGCGCCCGGACTTTCTGGTCGAACTCGCCACCACCGCCTATGTCGGGCCCTGA
- a CDS encoding ABC transporter permease yields the protein MANTETAGVLAERAMVSKLAARRRWSPFALIGKGRILFYQLLVIGAFLLLWEVAIRNEWIKVYLYGQPTGIWREFVKALTSGTLLRDTWVTTQETVVGFLIGGILGSLAGLSLWLSPTVAAVLRPIMVAMNGLPKIALAPLIIVWFGIGIESKIAVAAIITFIVAMITSFDGAKEIDHDYVRMLKAIGASRWQIFRMVILPGSLPWIASGFRLNVGFAMIGAVVGEYISAEQGLGYYVYYSGTLYNLNAVWAGILALMILALVLDAIVGRIERSMMWR from the coding sequence ATGGCGAACACCGAAACCGCGGGCGTGCTGGCCGAGCGGGCGATGGTCAGCAAATTGGCGGCGCGGCGACGATGGTCGCCGTTCGCGCTGATCGGCAAGGGCCGCATCCTGTTCTATCAGCTGCTGGTGATCGGCGCCTTCCTGCTGCTGTGGGAAGTCGCGATCCGCAATGAATGGATCAAGGTCTATCTCTACGGCCAGCCGACCGGCATCTGGCGCGAATTCGTCAAGGCGCTGACGTCTGGCACGCTGCTGCGCGACACCTGGGTCACCACTCAGGAGACCGTGGTCGGTTTTCTGATCGGCGGCATTCTCGGCTCGCTGGCGGGTCTGTCGCTGTGGCTATCGCCGACGGTGGCCGCGGTGCTGCGGCCGATCATGGTGGCCATGAACGGGTTGCCGAAGATCGCGCTGGCTCCGCTCATCATCGTCTGGTTCGGCATCGGCATCGAATCGAAGATTGCCGTGGCAGCCATCATCACCTTCATCGTGGCGATGATCACCTCCTTCGACGGCGCCAAGGAGATCGACCACGACTATGTGCGGATGCTGAAAGCGATCGGCGCCAGCCGCTGGCAGATTTTTCGGATGGTGATCCTGCCGGGCTCGCTGCCGTGGATCGCCTCGGGCTTCCGCCTCAATGTCGGCTTTGCCATGATCGGTGCGGTGGTCGGTGAATACATCTCCGCGGAGCAGGGGCTCGGATACTACGTCTACTATTCCGGAACGCTCTACAACCTGAATGCCGTCTGGGCCGGGATCCTCGCCTTGATGATCCTTGCGCTGGTGCTCGACGCCATCGTCGGCAGGATCGAACGCAGCATGATGTGGCGTTGA
- a CDS encoding alpha/beta fold hydrolase, producing the protein MPLAKIHDADIHYDIKGEGEPVLLVAGLGGVASYWNPNLTAFTERYQVILHDHRGTGGSTRSEMRYSVELMADDLLRLMDVLKIEKAHLVGHSTGGAIGQVIAAIAPERIASLVLYASWAVHDNLMEVNMQLRRRIAMAMGEAEYHRTTPVFLYPPTYIRDNKEQLERDIAASIAGTSSKTILDARAAGILAFDGLQYHDRITCPTMAIVAEDDILTPPYASDIMVERIRGASLIKVPKGGHALSRSEPKIFNDAVLGFLAKHPIAQEAAA; encoded by the coding sequence ATGCCTCTCGCGAAAATTCACGACGCCGACATTCACTACGACATCAAGGGCGAGGGCGAGCCGGTCTTGCTCGTTGCCGGCCTCGGCGGCGTCGCGTCCTACTGGAATCCGAATCTCACAGCTTTCACCGAGCGCTATCAGGTCATCCTGCATGATCATCGCGGCACCGGCGGCAGCACGCGTTCGGAGATGCGCTACAGCGTCGAACTGATGGCGGACGACCTGCTGCGCCTGATGGATGTGCTGAAGATCGAGAAGGCGCATCTGGTCGGACATTCGACCGGTGGCGCCATCGGCCAGGTGATCGCCGCCATTGCGCCGGAGCGGATTGCGAGCCTCGTTCTTTATGCCAGCTGGGCGGTGCATGACAATCTGATGGAAGTGAACATGCAGCTGCGCCGCCGCATCGCCATGGCGATGGGGGAGGCGGAATATCACCGCACCACGCCGGTGTTTCTCTATCCGCCCACTTATATCCGCGACAACAAGGAGCAGCTGGAGCGCGATATCGCCGCTTCCATCGCCGGCACGTCGAGCAAGACCATTCTCGACGCCCGCGCTGCCGGCATCCTCGCTTTCGACGGGTTGCAATATCACGACCGCATCACATGTCCGACCATGGCCATCGTCGCCGAGGACGACATCCTGACGCCGCCTTATGCGTCGGACATCATGGTGGAGCGCATCAGGGGCGCGAGCCTGATCAAGGTGCCGAAAGGCGGCCATGCGCTGTCGCGCTCGGAGCCAAAAATCTTCAACGATGCCGTGCTCGGCTTCCTCGCCAAACACCCGATCGCCCAGGAGGCCGCAGCATGA
- a CDS encoding ABC transporter ATP-binding protein has product MSSIERDVVLRADSIGMIFNPDSAKPVTAIADIGFDLHRGEVVAIVGPSGCGKTTLFNIIAGLQIPSQGKVHVNGKQVDQATGHVGYMLQKDLLLPWRTVLDNVIIGLQVRNTPRKEAETIARGLIEAYGLRDFEKSYPSELSGGMRQRVAFMRTLAFSPDVILLDEPFSALDSQTRLVLQADMARIIRERNCSVVLVTHDVGEAITMADRIVVITSRPGRVKAIHDVDIAPESRHPMKVRKQPRFTQLYEQIWAELGVNIAA; this is encoded by the coding sequence ATGAGTTCGATCGAGAGAGACGTCGTCCTTCGCGCCGATTCCATCGGGATGATTTTCAATCCCGACAGTGCCAAGCCGGTGACGGCCATCGCCGATATCGGCTTCGACCTGCATCGCGGCGAAGTGGTTGCCATTGTCGGCCCGTCCGGCTGTGGCAAGACCACACTGTTCAATATCATCGCCGGCTTGCAGATTCCGTCCCAGGGCAAGGTGCATGTCAATGGCAAGCAGGTCGATCAGGCGACCGGTCACGTCGGCTACATGCTGCAGAAGGACCTGCTGCTGCCGTGGCGGACCGTGCTGGACAATGTGATCATCGGCCTGCAGGTACGGAACACGCCGCGCAAGGAGGCTGAGACGATCGCACGCGGCCTGATCGAGGCTTACGGTCTCAGGGATTTCGAAAAGAGCTATCCGTCGGAATTGTCTGGCGGCATGCGCCAGCGCGTTGCCTTCATGCGCACTCTGGCCTTCAGCCCCGACGTCATCCTGCTCGACGAGCCGTTTTCGGCGCTCGACAGCCAGACTCGCCTGGTGCTGCAGGCCGACATGGCGCGCATCATCCGCGAGCGCAACTGCAGCGTCGTGCTCGTCACCCACGATGTCGGCGAGGCCATCACCATGGCGGACCGCATTGTCGTGATCACCAGTCGCCCCGGCCGCGTCAAGGCCATCCATGACGTCGATATCGCACCGGAGTCGCGCCATCCCATGAAGGTGCGCAAGCAGCCGCGCTTCACCCAGCTGTACGAGCAGATCTGGGCGGAGCTCGGCGTCAATATCGCCGCCTGA
- a CDS encoding quinone oxidoreductase family protein, translating to MTQARVVEVTEFGAPEVMKVVTKDLPPPAAGEAQIRQTAIGFNYLDISQRGGAMPLPLPTGIGHEAAGVVEAVGEGVTDVRVGDRVAYMNAGIGAYADVRNVAAGKLVVLPASVSDEAAATLIFKGMTAQYLVKKTHPVQPGDIVLVHSAAGGVGQILSSWAKALGATVVGTASTPEKCAIARKAGCDFAIDYSKPGWVEEFLQVTGGRKARVVYDAVGKDTFYQSLDCTAPFGLVVLYGAASGPVKDFEPELLNKKGCLFLTRPSVFPHNADPATFRANAADLFDAIATGKVKVDIGQRFKLEDIVKVHQQVKGRATTGAVLITP from the coding sequence ATGACGCAAGCGCGCGTGGTCGAGGTTACTGAGTTCGGCGCTCCCGAGGTGATGAAGGTCGTGACCAAGGATCTGCCGCCGCCCGCTGCGGGCGAGGCGCAGATCCGGCAGACGGCGATCGGATTCAACTATCTCGACATTTCCCAGCGCGGCGGTGCCATGCCGTTGCCATTGCCGACCGGGATCGGACACGAAGCTGCCGGCGTGGTCGAGGCGGTGGGCGAGGGCGTTACCGATGTGAGGGTCGGAGATCGCGTGGCCTATATGAATGCAGGTATCGGCGCCTATGCCGATGTCCGCAATGTCGCGGCGGGCAAGCTCGTGGTGTTGCCGGCGAGCGTCAGCGACGAGGCCGCGGCGACGCTGATCTTCAAGGGTATGACGGCGCAGTATCTCGTCAAGAAAACGCATCCGGTCCAGCCGGGCGATATCGTGCTGGTGCATTCTGCCGCCGGCGGCGTGGGCCAGATTCTCTCGAGCTGGGCCAAGGCGCTCGGTGCCACGGTTGTCGGTACGGCGTCCACGCCGGAGAAATGCGCTATTGCCAGGAAGGCTGGCTGTGATTTCGCGATCGATTATTCGAAGCCAGGCTGGGTTGAGGAATTCCTGCAGGTGACCGGCGGCCGCAAGGCGCGCGTCGTCTACGATGCCGTCGGCAAGGATACGTTCTATCAATCGCTGGATTGCACGGCGCCGTTCGGCCTTGTCGTGCTGTACGGGGCGGCCTCGGGGCCGGTGAAGGATTTTGAGCCGGAACTGCTCAACAAGAAGGGCTGCCTGTTCCTGACGCGGCCGTCGGTGTTTCCGCACAATGCCGATCCGGCCACCTTCCGCGCCAATGCAGCCGACCTGTTTGATGCAATCGCCACCGGCAAGGTCAAGGTGGATATCGGCCAGCGCTTCAAGCTCGAGGACATCGTCAAGGTGCATCAGCAGGTCAAGGGCCGCGCGACCACGGGCGCAGTCCTGATCACGCCGTAA
- the rutD gene encoding pyrimidine utilization protein D codes for MTFAKSFDGAPIYFETHGRGVPLIFSAGMGGGGGFWTPQIAELAKQYQVIVYDHVGTARSRGDAPVGRSIAGMAGDIASVLDHLGHDKAHVVGHAIGGIVGLELAMTQPERLRSVTVVNGWGRADAFLRRCFEVRKEILRVSGPKAYVRAQPLFLFPPQWIAENEAKLDADEAHIVSHFPPAETMNARIEMFLAFNPGARLQAIKAPVLVTTAADDALVPAYLTRELAAAIPGATLREVSYGAHAFTAVTPDVFNTMLLAFLAGVDRS; via the coding sequence ATGACTTTTGCCAAGAGCTTTGATGGCGCACCCATCTATTTCGAAACTCATGGCAGAGGTGTGCCACTCATCTTCTCGGCAGGTATGGGAGGCGGCGGCGGCTTCTGGACGCCGCAGATTGCCGAGCTCGCGAAACAATACCAGGTCATCGTCTACGATCATGTCGGGACGGCGCGGAGCCGGGGCGACGCGCCGGTCGGGCGCAGCATCGCTGGCATGGCTGGCGATATCGCCAGTGTGCTCGATCATCTCGGCCACGACAAGGCGCATGTGGTCGGCCATGCGATCGGCGGCATTGTCGGGCTCGAACTCGCGATGACGCAGCCCGAGCGCTTGCGCAGCGTCACCGTGGTCAACGGTTGGGGCCGCGCCGATGCATTTTTGCGGCGCTGCTTCGAGGTGCGCAAGGAAATCCTGCGGGTCTCCGGACCGAAGGCCTATGTCCGTGCACAACCGCTGTTTCTGTTTCCGCCGCAATGGATCGCCGAGAACGAAGCGAAGCTCGACGCGGACGAGGCACATATCGTCTCGCATTTCCCGCCAGCGGAGACGATGAATGCGCGTATCGAGATGTTTCTCGCCTTCAATCCCGGCGCGCGGTTGCAAGCGATCAAGGCGCCGGTACTGGTAACGACCGCTGCCGACGATGCACTGGTGCCTGCGTATCTGACGCGCGAACTCGCCGCGGCGATTCCTGGCGCGACATTGCGCGAAGTCAGCTACGGCGCGCATGCCTTCACGGCGGTGACGCCTGACGTGTTCAATACGATGTTGCTGGCGTTTCTGGCGGGCGTCGATCGCTCGTGA
- the ccmI gene encoding c-type cytochrome biogenesis protein CcmI produces MTLWFVFALMTAAAAFAVLWPLGRTSAATGGTEVAVYKDQLAEVGRDVAAGLIGPAEAEAARVEIGRRLLAAVDADGKSAAGSAPRLRKAVSLVALIGLPLIAVGVYLPLGSPQLPDMPLASRQQTPSPNQSVVSLIAQVEAHLEKNPTDARGWTVLAPVLARIGRHDDAVRAYRNIITFGGDSAAHRADLGEAMTMAANGVITADAKAEFDRAVAQDANEVKARFFLGLAAEQDGRGADAATIWRGMLDQAPADAPWRPAVSAALARVGGKGPELPALPRETVAAAQDMNADDRSAMIQGMVDRLATRLKQDGSDVDGWLRLVRAYLVLGEHAKAKSALADARQAVGSDAERLRKLNDGVKDAGLDG; encoded by the coding sequence ATGACCTTATGGTTTGTGTTCGCCTTGATGACCGCCGCGGCAGCTTTCGCCGTGCTGTGGCCGCTCGGCCGGACGAGCGCCGCGACGGGGGGCACCGAAGTCGCCGTCTATAAGGACCAGCTTGCCGAGGTCGGGCGGGATGTCGCGGCCGGGCTGATCGGACCTGCCGAGGCGGAAGCGGCGCGGGTCGAGATCGGCCGCAGGTTGCTGGCGGCCGTGGATGCCGACGGCAAGAGCGCGGCGGGGAGCGCGCCGCGCCTGCGCAAGGCGGTGTCGCTGGTGGCGCTGATCGGGCTGCCGCTGATTGCCGTCGGCGTCTACCTGCCGCTCGGCTCACCGCAGCTTCCGGATATGCCGCTGGCCTCGCGCCAGCAGACGCCGAGCCCCAATCAATCGGTTGTCAGCCTGATCGCGCAGGTCGAGGCGCATCTCGAAAAGAACCCCACCGATGCGCGCGGCTGGACGGTGCTGGCGCCGGTGCTGGCGCGGATCGGCCGCCATGACGACGCGGTGCGCGCCTATCGCAACATCATCACCTTTGGCGGCGACAGCGCGGCGCATCGCGCCGATCTCGGCGAGGCGATGACCATGGCCGCCAATGGCGTGATCACGGCAGACGCCAAGGCGGAATTCGATCGCGCCGTCGCGCAGGACGCCAATGAGGTGAAGGCGCGTTTCTTCCTCGGCCTTGCCGCCGAGCAGGATGGTCGCGGCGCCGACGCCGCGACGATCTGGCGCGGGATGCTCGACCAGGCTCCGGCCGATGCGCCGTGGCGCCCGGCGGTGAGCGCGGCTCTGGCGCGTGTCGGCGGCAAGGGACCGGAGCTCCCTGCGCTGCCCCGGGAGACTGTTGCTGCCGCGCAGGACATGAATGCCGATGATCGCAGCGCGATGATCCAGGGCATGGTCGATCGTCTGGCAACGCGCCTGAAGCAGGACGGCAGCGATGTGGATGGATGGCTGCGCCTCGTGCGCGCTTATCTCGTGCTCGGCGAGCACGCCAAGGCAAAGAGCGCGCTGGCCGATGCGCGGCAGGCCGTCGGCAGCGACGCCGAGCGGCTGCGCAAGCTGAATGACGGCGTCAAGGACGCCGGTCTCGATGGATAA
- the ccmE gene encoding cytochrome c maturation protein CcmE: MTRKQRRLTMIGGALAILAIAAGLVLNALRDSIVFFSTPTMAAEKQIPAGKRFRLGGMVEQGSLQRGDNLAVSFKVSDGGATLPVNYKGILPDLFREGQGVVAEGALDAHGVFKADTVLAKHDETYMPKEVADALKKQGRWKEGEGGKPVVSQDTTSANPSITR; this comes from the coding sequence ATGACACGCAAGCAGCGACGACTGACGATGATAGGCGGTGCGCTCGCGATCCTGGCGATCGCGGCGGGCCTCGTGCTCAATGCGTTGCGCGACAGCATCGTGTTCTTCTCGACGCCGACCATGGCGGCAGAGAAGCAAATCCCGGCAGGCAAGCGGTTTCGCCTCGGCGGCATGGTGGAGCAGGGCTCGCTGCAGCGTGGCGACAATCTCGCCGTGAGCTTCAAGGTCTCCGACGGCGGCGCGACGCTGCCGGTGAACTACAAGGGCATTCTCCCGGACCTGTTCCGCGAAGGACAGGGCGTGGTCGCCGAAGGCGCGCTCGACGCGCATGGCGTGTTCAAGGCGGACACCGTGCTCGCCAAGCATGACGAGACCTATATGCCGAAGGAAGTGGCCGATGCGCTGAAGAAGCAGGGCCGCTGGAAGGAAGGCGAGGGCGGCAAGCCGGTGGTTTCGCAGGACACCACCAGCGCCAATCCGAGCATCACACGATGA
- a CDS encoding heme lyase CcmF/NrfE family subunit — protein sequence MIAEAGHYALILALALALIQSTVPVAGAQLRDTALMNVARSTALAQFLFCGLSFLALTTLYVASDFSVANVFENSHSAKPLLYKITGVWGNHEGSMLLWVSILAFFGALVATFGNNLPLSLRAHVLAVQGWIAAAFYLFILATSNPFLRMAQAPLEGRDLNPVLQDIGLAVHPPMLYLGYVGFSISFSFAVAALIEGRIDAAWARWVRPWTLVAWIFLTLGIAMGSYWAYYELGWGGWWFWDPVENASLMPWLSGTALLHSAIVMEKRNALKVWTVLLAILTFSLSLLGTFLVRSGVLTSVHAFATDPSRGVFILVILCLFIGGSLTLYLWRAPSLKQGGLFAPISREGALVLNNLFLTTACATVFVGTLYPLALEMLTGDKISVGAPFFNLTFGPLFVPLLLAVPFGPLLAWKRGDVRGVAQRLLAAGIAALLAIALVWAWTSGGAALAPLAIGLAVFVIGGAIVDIAERIMLFRLPPAVSLRRAAGLPRAAWGTAFAHAGLGVALIGIVCESTWNTEFIGTLKPNDVAKLAGYELTLKEITQRQGPNYRESIARFRITRDGDEIGEMVPSKRNFPARQTSTTEAALLSRGASQLYISLGDDTTTGAVAVRMYHKPLVLMIWWGPVLMALGGVLSLSDRRLRVGAPKPAKSAPTLQAAE from the coding sequence ATGATCGCCGAAGCCGGACATTACGCACTGATCCTCGCGCTCGCGCTGGCGCTGATCCAGTCGACCGTGCCGGTGGCCGGCGCGCAGCTGCGGGACACCGCGCTGATGAACGTGGCGCGCTCGACGGCGCTGGCGCAGTTTCTGTTCTGCGGATTGTCGTTCCTGGCGCTGACCACGCTCTATGTCGCGTCGGACTTCTCCGTCGCCAACGTGTTCGAGAATTCGCATTCGGCCAAGCCGTTGCTCTACAAGATCACCGGCGTATGGGGAAACCACGAAGGCTCGATGCTGCTCTGGGTGTCGATCCTCGCTTTCTTCGGCGCGCTGGTGGCGACTTTCGGCAACAATCTGCCGCTGTCGCTGCGCGCCCATGTGCTGGCGGTGCAGGGCTGGATCGCCGCGGCGTTCTATCTGTTCATCCTCGCAACCTCGAACCCGTTCCTGCGCATGGCGCAGGCGCCGCTGGAAGGTCGCGACCTCAATCCGGTGCTGCAGGATATCGGGCTCGCGGTGCATCCGCCGATGCTCTATCTCGGCTATGTCGGCTTCTCCATCTCGTTCTCCTTCGCCGTCGCCGCGTTGATCGAAGGCCGCATCGACGCCGCCTGGGCGCGCTGGGTGCGGCCATGGACCCTGGTGGCGTGGATTTTTCTCACCCTCGGCATCGCCATGGGCTCGTACTGGGCCTATTACGAACTCGGCTGGGGCGGCTGGTGGTTCTGGGACCCCGTCGAGAACGCCTCGCTGATGCCGTGGCTGTCCGGCACCGCGCTGCTGCATTCCGCCATCGTGATGGAGAAGCGCAACGCGCTGAAGGTCTGGACCGTGCTGCTCGCGATCCTCACATTCTCGCTGTCGCTGCTCGGCACCTTCCTGGTGCGCTCCGGTGTGCTCACCTCGGTGCATGCCTTCGCGACCGATCCGTCCCGCGGCGTGTTCATTCTGGTTATTCTCTGCCTGTTCATCGGCGGCAGCCTGACGCTTTATCTCTGGCGCGCGCCCTCGCTGAAGCAGGGCGGGCTGTTCGCGCCGATCTCGCGCGAAGGCGCGCTGGTGCTGAACAACCTGTTCCTCACCACGGCCTGCGCCACCGTCTTTGTCGGCACGCTGTATCCGCTGGCGCTGGAAATGCTGACCGGCGACAAGATCTCGGTGGGGGCGCCGTTCTTCAACCTCACATTCGGACCGCTTTTCGTGCCGCTGCTGCTGGCCGTGCCGTTCGGCCCGCTGCTGGCCTGGAAGCGCGGCGATGTCCGCGGCGTCGCGCAGCGGCTGCTCGCCGCCGGCATCGCAGCGCTGCTCGCCATCGCGCTCGTCTGGGCCTGGACATCGGGCGGCGCGGCGCTGGCGCCGCTGGCGATCGGGCTCGCCGTGTTCGTCATTGGCGGCGCCATCGTCGATATCGCCGAACGCATCATGCTGTTCCGATTGCCGCCGGCGGTCTCGTTGCGACGCGCGGCCGGTCTGCCGCGCGCAGCCTGGGGCACGGCTTTCGCGCATGCCGGCCTTGGTGTCGCGCTGATCGGCATCGTGTGCGAGAGCACATGGAATACCGAATTCATCGGCACGCTGAAGCCGAACGATGTGGCGAAACTCGCCGGTTACGAGCTGACGCTGAAGGAGATCACCCAGCGCCAGGGGCCGAACTATCGCGAGAGCATCGCGCGCTTCCGCATCACCCGGGACGGTGACGAGATCGGCGAGATGGTGCCCTCGAAACGCAATTTCCCGGCACGGCAGACGTCGACCACCGAGGCGGCGCTGCTGTCGCGCGGCGCCAGCCAGCTCTATATCTCGCTCGGCGACGACACCACGACCGGCGCCGTCGCGGTGCGCATGTATCACAAGCCGCTGGTGCTGATGATCTGGTGGGGACCGGTGCTGATGGCGCTGGGCGGCGTGCTGTCGCTGTCCGACCGGCGCCTGCGCGTCGGAGCGCCGAAGCCGGCGAAGTCCGCGCCGACGCTGCAGGCGGCGGAGTAG
- a CDS encoding cytochrome c-type biogenesis protein gives MRRMMAGLLAFALLAGSPVHAVQPDEIMQDPAKEARARNLSKELRCMVCQNQSIDDSDAPLARDLRLLVRERIAGGESDRQVLDFLVARYGEFVLLKPRLELHTLLLWLLTPLVLIGGAGALWWQTRRRKSHDTIAALTVEEEARIERLLQAQDKSK, from the coding sequence ATGCGGCGGATGATGGCCGGGCTTCTTGCTTTCGCGCTGCTGGCGGGCTCGCCGGTGCATGCGGTGCAGCCCGACGAGATCATGCAGGACCCGGCCAAGGAAGCGCGGGCGCGCAACCTGTCGAAAGAGCTGCGCTGCATGGTCTGCCAGAACCAGTCCATCGACGATTCCGACGCGCCGCTGGCGCGCGACCTGCGCCTGTTGGTGCGCGAGCGCATCGCGGGCGGCGAAAGCGACAGGCAGGTGCTGGATTTCCTGGTCGCGCGCTACGGCGAATTCGTCCTGCTGAAGCCGCGCCTGGAACTGCACACGCTGTTGCTGTGGCTGCTGACGCCGCTGGTGCTGATCGGCGGGGCCGGCGCGCTGTGGTGGCAGACCCGGCGACGCAAGAGCCACGACACCATCGCCGCTCTGACGGTGGAAGAAGAGGCCCGGATCGAACGGCTGCTGCAGGCGCAGGACAAGTCGAAGTAA